In Verrucomicrobiia bacterium, a single genomic region encodes these proteins:
- a CDS encoding MBL fold metallo-hydrolase, which translates to MPLPAKNLYLKQLLVGPMDNFIYLIGDKKKGECVMVDPAWDVPAVLKIADSDEMKVTGALLTHTHYDHCNGAETFLEKTGGRLYVNKNEAPFMKGMRSDVVKVDSGHQLKVGDFTITFIHTPGHTPGSQCFMIEDHLVSGDTLFINACGRCDLPGGNAEQMYSSLQTLGRLPEHVILLPGHHYDRDPTSTIGKEKRENPYYQANSLQEFLEDRMG; encoded by the coding sequence ATGCCGCTTCCCGCTAAGAACCTCTACCTCAAGCAGCTGCTCGTTGGGCCCATGGATAACTTCATTTATCTCATCGGGGACAAAAAGAAAGGCGAATGCGTGATGGTGGATCCGGCCTGGGACGTGCCCGCCGTCCTCAAGATCGCGGACTCGGACGAGATGAAAGTGACGGGCGCGCTTCTCACCCACACGCACTACGACCACTGCAACGGCGCGGAAACTTTCCTGGAGAAAACGGGCGGAAGGCTTTACGTGAATAAAAACGAGGCGCCTTTCATGAAGGGCATGCGCAGCGACGTGGTCAAAGTTGATTCCGGGCATCAGCTCAAGGTGGGGGACTTCACGATTACGTTCATCCACACGCCCGGCCACACGCCGGGTTCTCAGTGCTTCATGATCGAAGACCATCTCGTGTCGGGCGACACGCTGTTCATCAACGCCTGCGGCCGCTGCGACCTTCCGGGAGGCAATGCCGAACAAATGTATTCCAGCCTTCAGACGCTGGGCAGGCTGCCCGAGCACGTGATCCTTCTTCCCGGCCATCACTACGACCGTGATCCCACCTCCACGATCGGCAAGGAAAAAAGAGAAAACCCGTATTATCAGGCGAATTCGCTGCAGGAGTTTCTGGAAGACAGGATGGGGTAG
- a CDS encoding PEP-CTERM sorting domain-containing protein (PEP-CTERM proteins occur, often in large numbers, in the proteomes of bacteria that also encode an exosortase, a predicted intramembrane cysteine proteinase. The presence of a PEP-CTERM domain at a protein's C-terminus predicts cleavage within the sorting domain, followed by covalent anchoring to some some component of the (usually Gram-negative) cell surface. Many PEP-CTERM proteins exhibit an unusual sequence composition that includes large numbers of potential glycosylation sites. Expression of one such protein has been shown restore the ability of a bacterium to form floc, a type of biofilm.) yields MNSTRNIVLGAMFALVLGFNASHAFAITVDGQLNDWGVTPGPYGSSDWTPNAGVSYFEEDQNPGIYYLSPGYGGQDFDAEAIYFTRDNTFAYFAVVSGFPLDGRYYQGQQYDAGDFAIDFGSDGIYDFGVETRGADRGKVYSNPTWINPLFTSCGPYAMATGTLVGNSAFFYNNTTYLANGHYVFEFGIPISLFGSNWSAADYIPDFTAHWTMSCGNDCVNLTVEQVPNSPEPNTFALLALGLTAAAAFSFSRKRGIPAF; encoded by the coding sequence ATGAACAGCACAAGGAATATCGTCCTGGGCGCCATGTTCGCCCTCGTTCTTGGTTTCAACGCTTCCCATGCCTTCGCCATCACGGTGGACGGCCAGTTGAATGACTGGGGCGTCACACCCGGCCCTTACGGCTCTTCCGACTGGACCCCGAATGCCGGCGTTTCTTATTTTGAGGAAGACCAGAACCCTGGAATTTACTATCTTTCCCCGGGCTACGGCGGCCAGGATTTCGATGCCGAGGCCATTTACTTCACACGCGATAATACCTTCGCTTACTTTGCGGTGGTTTCGGGATTTCCTCTGGACGGACGGTATTATCAGGGCCAGCAGTACGACGCGGGCGATTTTGCGATCGATTTCGGCAGCGACGGAATTTACGATTTTGGCGTGGAAACGCGCGGCGCGGACCGCGGCAAGGTCTACAGCAATCCTACCTGGATCAATCCGCTCTTTACTTCCTGCGGGCCGTATGCGATGGCGACGGGAACTCTGGTGGGAAATTCGGCTTTCTTTTACAACAACACCACGTACCTGGCCAACGGCCATTACGTTTTCGAATTCGGCATTCCGATTTCGCTCTTTGGCTCCAATTGGTCGGCGGCGGATTACATCCCCGACTTCACGGCGCATTGGACCATGAGCTGCGGCAATGACTGCGTCAATCTCACGGTCGAACAGGTTCCCAATTCGCCGGAACCGAACACGTTCGCGCTTCTGGCCCTCGGGCTCACGGCCGCGGCCGCGTTTTCTTTCTCCCGCAAGCGCGGGATTCCCGCTTTCTAA
- the aceA gene encoding isocitrate lyase yields the protein MASSSKHYPSAREVNRAWKTSSRWKGVKRPYTAEDVDRLKGTIHREYSLAKAGAARLWKLLNDESYVHVLSAVTGNQAVQQVRAGLKAIYVSGWQVAADMNNSLRMYPDQSLYPSDSVPYLIKRINHSLMRADQIHHLKNDHKIHWMAPLVADAEAGFGGPLHAFEIMKMMIEEGAAGVHFEDQLASVKKCGHLGGKVLVPTQEFITKLVAARLAADVSGADTILIARTDADSATLLTSDVDPYDQPFIHGTRTHEGFYQVRAGIEQAIARALAYAPYADLLWFETSKPNMAQAKQFSEAIHKKFPGKLLAYNCSPSFNWKSNLDTKAIARFQKELGKMGYKFQFVTLSGFHALNYSMFMLAHDYRDHGMSAYSRLQQAEFAAEDQGYEAVRHQEFVGTGYFDAVTEIASQGTSSTTAMHGSTEADQFKKPARKRR from the coding sequence ATGGCCTCTTCGAGCAAGCATTATCCGTCGGCGCGGGAAGTCAACCGCGCGTGGAAGACCTCATCCCGCTGGAAAGGCGTCAAGCGCCCTTACACGGCCGAAGACGTGGACCGTTTGAAAGGTACGATCCACCGCGAATATTCCCTCGCCAAAGCCGGCGCGGCGCGTCTGTGGAAGCTCCTTAATGATGAAAGCTATGTGCATGTCCTGAGTGCGGTGACCGGGAACCAGGCCGTGCAGCAGGTGCGCGCGGGCCTGAAGGCTATTTACGTGAGCGGCTGGCAGGTGGCTGCGGACATGAACAATTCGCTGCGCATGTATCCGGACCAGAGCCTCTACCCTTCGGACAGCGTGCCGTACCTCATCAAACGCATCAACCATTCGCTCATGCGCGCGGACCAGATCCACCACCTGAAAAACGACCACAAGATCCACTGGATGGCGCCGCTTGTCGCGGATGCGGAAGCCGGATTCGGCGGACCGCTGCACGCCTTCGAGATCATGAAGATGATGATCGAGGAAGGCGCGGCCGGTGTGCACTTCGAAGACCAGCTCGCCTCGGTCAAAAAATGCGGGCATCTCGGCGGCAAGGTGCTGGTGCCCACGCAGGAATTCATCACGAAACTCGTGGCCGCGCGCCTCGCGGCCGACGTGAGCGGCGCGGACACGATCCTGATCGCGCGCACCGATGCGGACAGCGCCACGCTTCTGACAAGCGACGTCGATCCTTACGACCAGCCGTTCATCCACGGCACGCGCACGCACGAAGGTTTTTACCAGGTGCGCGCCGGCATCGAGCAGGCCATCGCGCGCGCGCTGGCTTACGCGCCGTACGCGGACCTTTTGTGGTTCGAGACGTCGAAACCCAACATGGCGCAGGCGAAACAATTTTCTGAGGCCATCCACAAAAAATTTCCCGGCAAGCTGCTGGCCTACAACTGCTCGCCGTCGTTCAACTGGAAATCGAATCTCGACACGAAGGCCATTGCCCGTTTCCAGAAAGAGCTGGGAAAAATGGGCTACAAATTCCAGTTCGTGACCCTCTCGGGATTCCACGCGCTCAACTACAGCATGTTCATGCTCGCGCACGATTACCGCGATCACGGCATGAGCGCCTATTCGCGGCTGCAGCAGGCGGAATTCGCCGCGGAAGACCAGGGCTATGAAGCCGTGCGCCACCAGGAATTCGTGGGCACGGGCTACTTCGACGCGGTCACGGAAATCGCAAGCCAGGGCACTTCGTCCACGACAGCCATGCACGGATCCACGGAAGCGGACCAGTTCAAAAAGCCCGCCCGCAAGCGCCGCTGA